In Vicingus serpentipes, the following are encoded in one genomic region:
- a CDS encoding ABC transporter permease, translated as MLRYILKRLIVFIPTLIAISLLAFVISINAPGDPVERLSKSANKEGTASEQSSSTKKVKQEIRKRLGLDLPVFYLSLATMADSDTLYKIDDKAHQDNLLRLSRKYGNWEAVQNYYLALVAAAEVTSNIDVEEVCKLNSTFTIQEINDGDSTYLDTIYASNYSKNEITQVKSNTSFDIISLQESYNEDIILSKLTDLEKRYAENEFLAPTKESFLAVQKAFKNLQENATPWKTYIPKITWYGKNQYHRWLFGDGGERKGVLRGDFGISYIDNQPVSDKIWKKFTVSFVFIFLSILLSYIISIPIGIYSAYKKNSAFDKGSSVILFVLYSMPGFFIGTLLLYAFANPDTLVWFPESGWQDPSIYQEDWGLFKSMAHHWPYMVLPLITYTYSSFAFLSRIMRVGMVDVMGQDFIRTARAKGLGEKKVVLKHALRNSLLPIITVFANIFPVAIGGSVIIEVIFSLPGMGLETFNAILNYDYPMIVAIFTISGFLTVIGYLVADILYAVVDPRISYS; from the coding sequence CACTGCTTGCGTTTGTAATAAGTATCAATGCCCCTGGAGATCCAGTTGAAAGACTTTCTAAATCGGCAAATAAAGAAGGTACAGCTAGTGAGCAATCTTCTTCTACTAAAAAAGTTAAACAAGAAATTAGAAAACGACTAGGATTAGACTTACCGGTGTTCTATTTGAGTTTAGCTACAATGGCAGATAGTGATACTCTATACAAAATTGATGATAAAGCTCACCAAGATAACCTACTTAGATTAAGTAGAAAATATGGTAACTGGGAAGCCGTTCAAAACTACTACTTAGCTTTAGTTGCTGCTGCAGAAGTTACTTCAAATATCGATGTTGAAGAAGTATGCAAATTAAATTCAACATTTACTATACAAGAAATAAATGACGGAGACTCCACTTACTTAGATACAATTTATGCCAGTAATTATTCGAAAAATGAAATTACACAAGTAAAAAGTAATACAAGTTTTGATATAATAAGCCTTCAAGAATCTTACAATGAAGATATTATATTATCAAAATTAACCGACCTAGAAAAGAGATATGCTGAAAACGAATTTTTAGCTCCTACAAAAGAATCATTTTTGGCAGTTCAAAAGGCATTTAAAAACCTTCAAGAAAATGCTACTCCATGGAAAACTTATATCCCTAAAATTACTTGGTATGGTAAAAATCAGTACCACAGATGGCTATTTGGTGATGGCGGCGAACGTAAAGGAGTATTAAGAGGAGATTTTGGAATTTCTTACATCGATAACCAACCAGTTTCTGATAAAATTTGGAAAAAATTTACAGTTTCTTTCGTATTCATTTTCCTATCTATTTTATTATCGTATATCATTAGTATTCCTATAGGTATTTACTCAGCATACAAAAAAAACTCAGCTTTCGATAAAGGTTCATCCGTAATTTTATTTGTATTGTACTCAATGCCTGGTTTCTTTATAGGAACTTTATTGTTGTATGCTTTTGCAAATCCAGATACGCTTGTTTGGTTTCCCGAATCAGGATGGCAAGACCCTTCGATTTACCAAGAAGATTGGGGCTTATTTAAATCAATGGCTCACCACTGGCCTTATATGGTTTTACCTTTAATAACCTATACTTATAGTTCTTTTGCGTTTTTGAGCAGAATTATGCGAGTTGGTATGGTTGACGTTATGGGGCAAGACTTTATTCGAACTGCACGTGCTAAAGGTTTAGGTGAAAAGAAAGTAGTATTAAAACATGCTTTAAGAAACTCCTTATTGCCAATAATTACAGTATTTGCTAATATTTTCCCTGTTGCAATTGGTGGTTCGGTAATTATAGAAGTTATTTTTTCTTTACCAGGAATGGGATTAGAAACCTTTAACGCAATACTAAATTATGACTACCCTATGATTGTAGCCATATTTACGATATCAGGATTTTTAACCGTAATTGGTTATTTAGTTGCTGATATTTTATACGCAGTTGTTGATCCTAGAATTTCTTACTCTTAA
- a CDS encoding ABC transporter permease, whose amino-acid sequence MSDKKNKQAEKDFSFKKYAWKQFKKSKPSIISLYILSFLVLVAISAHFIANDQPLYAKYRGKSFYPAFQTYFNSTKTDSTINPLTGNVEKLQFDITDWKQLDLESVVWAPIPYSPEKPDRYNREYVSPTAVQYYKNPEGKRVQSPKKFRHHMGTDAIGRDVTAGLIHGTKVSLLVGIISMGIAALIGISLGALAGFFGDKNLIATRFRYYMTILGVILGFFYAFIARNIAITEGFNESIGSGLFQLIISIFVMALVILVVNLIGKLKLPGFFSKEVTVPVDSIVSRSIEILNSMPRLLLIITISAIMKERSLVILMVIIGITSWTGIARFTRAEFLKIRELEYLQAAKALGYSNRRTMVKHALPNGLAPVFVSIAFGIASAILIESGLSFLGIGVPDESVTWGSLLSLGRQEFEAWWLVMFPGIAIFITITVYNLIGEGLRDALDPKLKQ is encoded by the coding sequence ATGTCAGATAAAAAAAATAAACAAGCAGAGAAAGATTTTTCTTTTAAGAAATATGCTTGGAAGCAGTTTAAAAAAAGTAAACCTTCTATTATCTCATTATACATCTTATCTTTTTTAGTATTAGTTGCTATATCGGCTCACTTTATTGCAAACGACCAACCTTTATATGCTAAGTACAGAGGAAAGTCTTTTTACCCAGCATTTCAAACTTATTTTAATTCAACAAAAACAGACTCGACTATAAACCCACTTACTGGTAATGTTGAAAAATTACAATTTGACATTACAGATTGGAAACAATTAGATTTAGAAAGTGTTGTTTGGGCACCAATTCCTTATTCTCCTGAAAAACCAGACCGATATAATAGAGAATACGTTTCTCCTACTGCAGTTCAGTACTATAAAAACCCTGAAGGAAAAAGAGTACAATCTCCTAAAAAATTCCGCCACCACATGGGAACTGATGCAATTGGTAGAGATGTTACTGCAGGTTTAATTCATGGTACAAAAGTTTCATTATTAGTGGGTATTATCTCTATGGGTATTGCTGCATTAATAGGAATTAGCCTTGGTGCATTAGCTGGCTTCTTTGGCGATAAAAATTTAATTGCTACACGTTTTAGGTACTACATGACTATTTTAGGTGTAATACTTGGTTTCTTTTACGCTTTTATAGCACGTAACATTGCCATTACCGAAGGGTTTAACGAAAGTATTGGTTCTGGACTATTTCAACTAATCATAAGCATATTTGTAATGGCTCTAGTTATATTGGTTGTAAACCTTATTGGTAAACTAAAATTACCAGGCTTTTTTAGTAAAGAAGTTACTGTTCCTGTAGATTCAATTGTATCAAGAAGTATTGAAATTTTAAATTCTATGCCTCGTTTATTGTTGATTATTACTATTTCGGCAATAATGAAAGAAAGAAGTTTAGTTATCTTAATGGTAATTATAGGTATTACTTCTTGGACAGGTATTGCTCGTTTTACAAGAGCTGAATTCCTAAAAATTAGAGAATTAGAATATCTGCAGGCTGCAAAAGCTTTAGGCTATTCAAACAGAAGAACAATGGTAAAACATGCCTTACCTAATGGTTTAGCCCCTGTATTTGTATCCATTGCTTTTGGTATTGCCTCGGCTATCTTAATTGAAAGTGGTTTATCTTTCCTTGGTATTGGAGTTCCTGACGAATCTGTAACTTGGGGTTCTTTATTGAGCTTAGGACGACAAGAATTTGAAGCATGGTGGTTAGTAATGTTCCCTGGTATTGCAATTTTTATTACCATAACGGTTTACAACCTAATTGGAGAAGGCTTAAGAGATGCTTTAGATCCAAAATTAAAACAGTAA
- a CDS encoding pyrophosphohydrolase domain-containing protein, giving the protein MSDKTLRLQEVISMVGEFHDAFKIGNEQAPIGKIAEKDYLLRYKLMREENEEYLEAAENGDLVEVADALGDMLYILCGTILKHGMQHKIEEVFEEIQRSNMSKLDGNGQPIYREDGKVLKSDLYFKPDIKTILGN; this is encoded by the coding sequence ATGAGTGATAAAACATTAAGATTACAAGAGGTAATTAGCATGGTAGGGGAGTTTCATGATGCTTTTAAAATAGGTAATGAACAAGCACCAATTGGTAAAATTGCTGAAAAAGATTATTTGTTGCGATACAAATTGATGCGTGAAGAAAATGAAGAGTATTTAGAGGCTGCTGAAAATGGTGATTTGGTTGAAGTAGCTGATGCTTTAGGGGATATGTTATATATTTTATGTGGTACAATTTTAAAGCATGGTATGCAGCATAAAATTGAAGAAGTTTTTGAAGAAATACAACGAAGCAATATGAGTAAGTTGGATGGGAATGGGCAACCAATTTACAGAGAAGATGGAAAGGTGCTTAAAAGTGACTTATATTTTAAACCAGATATAAAAACGATATTGGGTAACTAA
- a CDS encoding AAA family ATPase, translated as MEETNFENPVTQESTNTNPASSVDIKALNERIQKESAFVDILTMEMDKVIIGQKHMTERLLIGLLSNGHILLEGVPGLAKTLAINTLAKTVDAKFSRVQFTPDLLPADVIGTMIYNQKQEAFTVKKGPIFANFVLADEINRAPAKVQSALLEAMQERQITIGETTFKLPEPFLVLATQNPVEQEGTYPLPEAQVDRFMLKVVLDYPKKEEEKLIIRNNISKAGFPTPNCVLTPDDILKARNVVKDVYMDEKIEQYIVDIVNATRTPEDYNLPEYKNLINFGGSPRASINLALASKAYAFIKRRGYVIPEDVRAICHDVLRHRIGLSYEAEAENITTEEIINGILNNVEIP; from the coding sequence ATGGAAGAAACAAATTTTGAAAATCCAGTAACACAAGAAAGCACGAATACTAACCCTGCTTCTAGTGTAGATATTAAAGCCTTAAACGAAAGAATTCAAAAAGAAAGTGCTTTTGTAGATATTTTAACCATGGAAATGGATAAGGTAATTATTGGACAAAAACACATGACCGAACGATTATTAATTGGCCTATTATCTAACGGACACATTTTATTAGAAGGTGTTCCTGGTTTAGCAAAAACATTAGCTATTAATACACTTGCTAAAACAGTTGATGCAAAATTTAGTAGAGTTCAATTTACTCCAGATTTATTACCTGCCGATGTTATCGGTACAATGATTTATAACCAAAAGCAAGAAGCTTTTACAGTAAAAAAAGGACCTATTTTTGCCAACTTTGTATTAGCAGATGAGATTAACCGTGCTCCTGCAAAAGTGCAAAGTGCTTTACTTGAAGCAATGCAAGAGCGTCAAATTACAATTGGCGAAACTACCTTTAAACTTCCTGAACCATTTTTAGTACTAGCTACTCAAAACCCTGTTGAACAAGAAGGAACTTATCCATTACCAGAAGCACAGGTGGATAGATTTATGTTGAAAGTAGTATTAGATTATCCTAAAAAAGAGGAAGAGAAATTAATCATTAGAAATAACATTTCTAAAGCTGGTTTCCCTACTCCAAACTGTGTATTAACTCCAGACGATATATTAAAAGCAAGAAACGTTGTAAAAGACGTTTATATGGACGAGAAAATTGAACAATATATTGTAGATATTGTTAATGCAACTCGTACTCCAGAAGATTATAATTTACCAGAATATAAAAACTTAATCAATTTTGGTGGTTCACCAAGAGCTAGTATAAACTTAGCTTTAGCTTCCAAAGCATATGCTTTTATAAAACGAAGAGGTTATGTTATTCCTGAAGATGTAAGAGCAATTTGCCACGATGTACTTAGACACAGAATTGGTTTAAGCTATGAAGCTGAAGCAGAAAACATTACAACTGAAGAAATTATAAACGGTATTTTAAATAACGTAGAGATACCATAA
- a CDS encoding DUF58 domain-containing protein translates to MSSSNSNTTELLKKVRKIEIKTRGLSNQMFSGEYHSAFKGRGMTFSEVREYQHGDEIRTIDWNVTARFNQAYVKVFEEEREMTVMLLVDVSGSKEFGTQQKSKQELATEICAVLAFSAIQNNDKVGVIFFSDKIEKFIPPKKGRSHILMIIRDLIDFEPESKGTDIGMALKYFANVIKKRCTAFILSDFVDSNFEDALKITNKKHDLVALHLYDNAEEDLPNLGLVPLLDAETNEIKWVNTSNKDVRKNYKADALRRKAELKNTFKKSGVDVAEIATDHDYVKPLMNLFKRREH, encoded by the coding sequence ATGTCAAGTAGTAATTCAAATACAACCGAACTTTTAAAAAAGGTTAGAAAGATTGAAATTAAAACCAGAGGGCTGAGTAATCAGATGTTCTCTGGTGAATATCATTCTGCCTTTAAAGGAAGAGGTATGACTTTTAGCGAAGTTAGAGAATACCAACATGGCGATGAAATAAGAACCATTGACTGGAATGTTACAGCTCGTTTTAACCAAGCTTATGTAAAAGTATTTGAAGAGGAACGTGAGATGACCGTAATGCTTTTGGTTGATGTTAGTGGATCGAAAGAATTTGGTACACAACAAAAATCAAAACAAGAGTTAGCAACAGAAATCTGTGCTGTTTTAGCATTCTCAGCAATTCAAAATAATGATAAGGTTGGTGTAATTTTTTTCTCTGATAAAATTGAAAAATTCATTCCTCCAAAAAAAGGTAGAAGTCATATTTTAATGATAATTAGAGATTTAATTGACTTTGAACCTGAGAGCAAAGGTACTGACATAGGAATGGCCTTAAAGTATTTTGCTAACGTAATTAAGAAAAGATGCACTGCTTTTATCCTTTCTGATTTTGTAGACTCAAATTTTGAAGACGCATTAAAAATTACAAATAAAAAACACGATTTAGTTGCTTTACATTTATATGATAATGCTGAAGAAGATTTACCAAATCTAGGTTTAGTTCCGCTTTTAGATGCGGAAACTAATGAAATAAAATGGGTAAACACTTCTAATAAAGACGTAAGAAAAAATTACAAAGCTGATGCATTGAGAAGAAAGGCAGAACTAAAGAATACATTTAAAAAATCGGGAGTGGATGTTGCTGAAATTGCAACCGACCACGACTACGTTAAGCCTCTAATGAACTTATTTAAAAGAAGAGAACATTAA
- a CDS encoding vWA domain-containing protein produces the protein MQINWNDISFANPEFFWALLFIPILLVWYILRNRKLQGSIKITSLNTFSDLKTNISRHSIIALRCLGLAALITAIARPQTSLSWQNVTTEGIDIVIALDISGSMLAEDFRPNRLEASKDVAMDFIAERPNDRIGLVIYGGESFTQCPLTSDHDVLLNLFGGIQNGMIEDGTAIGMGLATAVNRLKDSEAKSKVVILLTDGSNNSGSIPPVTAAEIAREFGVRVYTVGVGSMGEARMPFQDQFGRIQYQNVPVRIDEKTLKDIASIADGKYFRATDKNKLENIYKEIDKLEKSKINVTDYKKKSEHFWPFASLAAALLLLEFLLKNIIFKSVV, from the coding sequence ATGCAAATTAATTGGAACGACATATCATTTGCTAACCCTGAATTTTTCTGGGCTTTGTTATTTATCCCTATTTTATTGGTGTGGTACATTTTACGCAACCGCAAATTGCAAGGTTCTATTAAAATTACTTCCCTAAATACTTTTAGCGATTTAAAAACAAACATTTCTCGTCACTCAATTATCGCCTTGAGATGCTTAGGATTAGCTGCTTTAATAACAGCAATTGCTCGTCCTCAAACATCATTAAGTTGGCAAAATGTAACTACTGAAGGTATTGATATTGTAATAGCATTGGATATTTCTGGTAGTATGTTAGCAGAAGATTTTCGACCAAATAGATTAGAGGCTTCTAAAGATGTAGCAATGGATTTTATTGCCGAACGCCCAAATGACAGAATTGGATTAGTAATTTATGGTGGAGAGAGTTTTACCCAATGTCCTTTAACTAGTGACCATGATGTATTATTAAATTTATTTGGCGGCATCCAAAACGGAATGATAGAAGATGGAACTGCAATTGGTATGGGATTAGCAACAGCTGTAAACCGTTTAAAAGATAGTGAAGCAAAAAGTAAAGTTGTTATTTTATTAACTGATGGTTCAAACAATTCTGGATCAATACCACCTGTTACTGCTGCCGAGATAGCTCGTGAATTTGGAGTGCGAGTTTATACTGTTGGAGTTGGTTCGATGGGTGAAGCTAGAATGCCTTTTCAAGACCAATTTGGTAGAATACAATACCAAAATGTACCTGTAAGAATTGATGAAAAAACATTAAAAGATATTGCTTCTATTGCTGATGGAAAATATTTTAGAGCTACAGATAAAAACAAACTAGAAAATATTTACAAGGAAATTGACAAGTTAGAGAAGTCAAAAATTAATGTAACTGATTACAAAAAAAAATCAGAACATTTTTGGCCATTTGCCTCATTAGCTGCAGCTTTATTATTACTTGAATTTTTATTAAAAAACATAATATTTAAAAGCGTTGTTTAG
- a CDS encoding VWA domain-containing protein translates to MFRFEHHIALWALAVIIPLIVIVYLFIQNWKKRKLRDFGNANVIERLMPNVAKKQPVVKFILFTLAMISLLIGIANLQYGTKLEEVKREGVDLMIALDVSNSMLTEDLSPNRLERAKRAIYQLIEKLHNDRLGIIVFAGEAYVQLPITTDYSAAKLFLETIGTDIIPKQGTAIGSAIDLAMESFDFENSTSKSIIVITDGENHEDDAVKSATAAAELGVLVHTIGMGSEGGAPIPIYRNGKQIGFRTDNANNTVVSKLNESMLKEIATAGEGTYVRATNANAGLGIIMNEINQMEKTEFDSKSYSDYEDRFQPFLLLALLLFVIEFFISNRKSSKLDKINLFKVKE, encoded by the coding sequence TTGTTTAGGTTCGAACATCATATTGCATTATGGGCTTTAGCAGTAATTATTCCGCTAATAGTTATCGTATATCTTTTTATTCAAAATTGGAAAAAAAGAAAACTGAGAGATTTTGGTAACGCAAATGTTATAGAACGATTAATGCCTAATGTAGCAAAAAAGCAGCCTGTTGTAAAATTTATATTGTTCACTTTAGCAATGATTTCTTTGCTAATAGGTATTGCTAATTTACAATACGGAACTAAGCTTGAAGAAGTTAAACGTGAAGGTGTAGATTTAATGATTGCTCTGGATGTAAGTAATAGTATGCTTACTGAAGATCTTTCTCCAAATAGATTAGAAAGAGCCAAACGAGCAATTTATCAGTTAATTGAAAAGTTACATAACGACCGTTTAGGAATTATTGTTTTTGCTGGAGAAGCTTATGTGCAATTACCAATTACAACTGATTATTCTGCTGCCAAATTATTTTTAGAAACGATTGGTACAGATATTATACCTAAACAAGGTACAGCTATTGGTTCTGCTATAGATTTAGCTATGGAATCTTTTGATTTTGAAAACAGCACAAGTAAATCAATAATTGTAATTACAGATGGTGAAAACCATGAAGATGATGCTGTAAAATCGGCTACCGCTGCTGCTGAACTAGGTGTTTTAGTTCACACCATTGGTATGGGATCTGAAGGTGGTGCACCAATTCCAATTTATAGAAACGGTAAGCAAATTGGCTTTAGAACAGATAATGCTAACAACACAGTTGTATCTAAATTAAACGAAAGCATGCTTAAAGAAATTGCTACTGCTGGTGAAGGAACTTATGTTAGAGCTACAAATGCAAATGCTGGCTTAGGTATTATTATGAACGAAATTAACCAAATGGAAAAAACTGAATTTGATAGTAAATCTTATAGTGATTACGAAGATCGTTTTCAACCATTTTTATTACTAGCTCTACTTTTGTTTGTAATTGAATTTTTCATCTCTAATAGAAAAAGTAGCAAACTGGATAAAATTAATTTGTTTAAAGTGAAAGAATGA
- a CDS encoding tetratricopeptide repeat protein: MIKYILYILTFIISFSAFGQEEKKHIREGNNLYEEGKFDEAENSYNTALQKNSQSVKAEFNLGDALYKQKKFAEAAQQFQKVAEHTSNDEIKANAYHNIGNSLLQAEKYDESIKAYKEALKLNSKDDETRYNLAYAKKKLQQQQEQQKKDDEKKDDKDNKDEQNKDKDKQDQKDNKDNKDKQDEQNKDKQDKKGEENKDKQDQKDGEKDKEDQEKQEQQKPNQISKQDAQRMLDALNNQEKKVQAKLKKKGEKGEKTTIEKDW; encoded by the coding sequence ATGATAAAGTACATTTTATACATATTAACATTTATTATTTCATTCTCGGCTTTTGGTCAAGAAGAGAAAAAACACATCCGTGAAGGAAACAATCTTTATGAAGAAGGAAAATTTGATGAGGCTGAAAATAGCTACAATACTGCTTTACAAAAAAATAGTCAATCTGTAAAAGCTGAGTTTAACTTAGGTGATGCATTGTACAAACAAAAAAAATTCGCTGAAGCTGCTCAACAATTTCAAAAAGTTGCTGAACACACTAGTAATGATGAAATAAAAGCAAATGCTTATCACAACATTGGTAACTCATTATTACAAGCAGAAAAATATGATGAAAGTATCAAGGCTTACAAAGAAGCTTTAAAACTGAACTCAAAAGACGATGAAACTCGTTATAATTTAGCCTACGCTAAAAAGAAATTACAACAGCAACAAGAACAACAAAAGAAAGACGACGAGAAAAAAGACGACAAAGATAATAAAGACGAACAGAACAAAGACAAGGATAAACAAGACCAAAAAGATAATAAGGATAACAAAGACAAGCAAGACGAACAGAACAAGGACAAGCAAGACAAGAAGGGCGAAGAAAATAAAGATAAACAAGACCAAAAAGACGGCGAAAAAGACAAAGAAGATCAAGAAAAACAAGAGCAACAAAAACCGAATCAAATTTCTAAGCAAGATGCACAGCGAATGCTAGATGCACTTAACAATCAAGAGAAAAAAGTGCAAGCAAAATTGAAAAAGAAAGGAGAAAAAGGAGAAAAAACAACCATTGAAAAAGACTGGTAA
- a CDS encoding BatD family protein has product MKAFIKHIGLTFIAIIIASSIFAQDFEFTAATSRTEVATGDRFQIEFAANGKITNFKAPNLSNFRVLSGPNQSTNMSWVNGKTNASYSYSYILMAVKEGEFTIGPAVAAHEGSAYNTNSLKITVSKGANVQQQSNSQSNSKVSQEDVAKDLFIKSSVNKTTAYQGEQLIASYKLYTKVNIAGNELVKNADLNGFWSQEIDMGQTQWSQEVIGGYRWNVATIRKIVLFPQRSGDLEIDPLEMKFIVQRRASGGGNSPFDQFFGRVENVEIPLKSKAIKIKVLPHPTEGKPESFNGAVGQLNMTSNITANKVKANEAINIKIKISGKGNIPLIDNLGIEFPDDFETYDPKINDNFSTTSNGVSGSKEFDYLVIPRHAGTFNIAPIEFSYFDPSTKKYKTLTSEPYTIEVEKGDGSANNVTYSGANKEDVEILGNDIRYIHLKEIKVSSATTSFYNSLLFYILLLSAPLLFVLAFIFRNKIRASQKDVIGNKKKKAGKVASKHLASAKISLTNNQQKEFYENISKAIYGYVSDKLNIALSELSKENITQKLSTIQISEATTKELLDTLELCEMARFAPISVSSQEIYNKAENSINKIEEEAKS; this is encoded by the coding sequence ATGAAAGCATTTATTAAACATATAGGACTTACTTTTATTGCAATTATAATTGCATCAAGCATCTTTGCTCAAGATTTTGAATTTACTGCTGCTACAAGTAGAACTGAAGTAGCCACAGGAGACCGTTTTCAAATTGAATTTGCAGCGAACGGAAAAATCACAAATTTTAAAGCTCCTAACCTTTCTAACTTTAGAGTTTTATCAGGTCCAAACCAATCTACCAACATGTCATGGGTAAATGGTAAAACAAATGCATCTTACAGTTATAGCTATATTTTAATGGCTGTTAAAGAAGGTGAATTCACCATTGGACCTGCCGTTGCTGCTCATGAAGGTAGTGCTTACAATACCAATTCATTAAAAATAACAGTTAGCAAAGGAGCAAATGTTCAGCAACAAAGTAATTCTCAATCTAATTCAAAAGTTAGTCAAGAAGATGTTGCAAAAGATTTATTTATTAAATCAAGCGTTAATAAAACTACTGCTTACCAGGGAGAACAATTAATTGCTTCTTATAAGCTTTATACAAAAGTGAATATTGCCGGAAATGAATTAGTTAAAAATGCTGATTTAAATGGCTTTTGGAGTCAAGAAATTGATATGGGACAAACACAATGGAGCCAGGAAGTTATTGGAGGATACCGTTGGAATGTGGCTACAATTAGAAAAATAGTGTTATTTCCTCAGCGTTCTGGTGACCTAGAAATTGACCCTCTTGAAATGAAGTTTATTGTACAACGAAGAGCAAGTGGTGGTGGGAACTCTCCTTTTGATCAATTTTTTGGACGAGTGGAAAACGTTGAAATACCTTTAAAAAGTAAAGCAATAAAAATAAAAGTGCTACCCCACCCTACAGAAGGTAAACCTGAAAGTTTTAATGGAGCTGTTGGTCAGTTAAATATGACTTCAAACATTACTGCAAATAAGGTGAAAGCAAATGAAGCTATCAATATTAAAATAAAAATTTCAGGAAAAGGAAACATTCCTTTAATTGACAATTTAGGAATAGAATTCCCTGATGACTTTGAAACTTACGACCCTAAAATTAATGACAACTTCAGTACAACAAGTAATGGTGTATCTGGCTCAAAAGAATTTGATTACTTAGTAATACCAAGACATGCTGGCACTTTTAATATTGCACCAATCGAATTTAGTTATTTCGATCCTTCTACTAAAAAATATAAAACATTAACTTCAGAGCCTTACACTATTGAAGTTGAGAAAGGTGACGGTTCAGCTAATAATGTTACATATTCTGGAGCTAACAAAGAAGATGTAGAAATTTTAGGAAACGATATTCGTTACATACACCTAAAAGAAATAAAAGTGAGCTCAGCTACAACTAGTTTTTACAACAGCTTATTATTTTACATTTTACTTTTAAGTGCTCCTCTCCTTTTTGTGCTTGCTTTTATTTTTAGAAATAAAATTAGAGCTTCTCAAAAAGATGTGATTGGTAACAAGAAAAAGAAAGCAGGTAAAGTAGCAAGTAAACACTTAGCTTCTGCTAAAATTAGTTTAACCAACAACCAACAAAAAGAGTTTTATGAAAATATTTCTAAAGCGATTTACGGTTATGTTAGCGACAAATTAAATATTGCTTTATCTGAGTTGAGTAAAGAAAATATAACCCAAAAGCTATCAACAATACAAATATCTGAAGCAACAACAAAAGAGCTATTAGATACGCTTGAACTATGCGAAATGGCTCGCTTTGCTCCTATTTCTGTTTCATCTCAAGAAATTTACAATAAAGCTGAAAATAGTATTAACAAAATTGAAGAGGAGGCAAAATCATGA
- a CDS encoding tetratricopeptide repeat protein, producing the protein MRNFSLNIVTLFLFSLLVSNGFATSIKDPNIDYNKANELYAETKYNEAIEIYEQLIKDNMLSTDIFFNLGNAYYKVNDIPSAILNYEKALKLQPDNEDVIFNLKLANGKTIDKIEAAPDLFITSTWNTLVTSKTADSWAYYTISLFFIALILFVSYLISYQILIKKSGFYGGLFFLILGLFCWLMAAQNTAYHERSAEAIIFTETVTIKSEPNTASEKLFTLHEGTKIKVLETTTDWAKIKLPNGNEGWLRTSDIRTI; encoded by the coding sequence ATGAGAAATTTTAGCCTAAACATCGTTACTTTATTTTTATTCAGTTTATTAGTTAGCAATGGCTTTGCTACTTCAATCAAAGACCCAAATATTGATTATAACAAAGCAAACGAATTATATGCTGAAACAAAGTACAACGAAGCAATAGAAATATATGAGCAGCTTATTAAAGATAATATGTTATCAACTGACATCTTCTTTAATTTAGGAAATGCCTATTATAAAGTGAATGATATTCCTTCTGCAATTCTAAACTACGAGAAAGCACTAAAATTACAACCTGATAATGAAGACGTTATTTTTAATTTAAAATTAGCAAACGGTAAAACCATTGATAAAATTGAAGCAGCTCCCGATTTATTTATTACAAGTACATGGAACACTTTAGTTACTTCCAAAACTGCTGACAGTTGGGCATACTATACAATTAGTTTATTTTTTATTGCACTTATTTTATTTGTGAGTTATTTAATTTCTTACCAAATTCTTATTAAGAAATCAGGCTTTTATGGTGGTTTATTCTTTTTAATATTAGGTTTATTTTGCTGGTTAATGGCTGCTCAAAATACCGCTTACCATGAGCGTTCGGCAGAAGCTATTATATTTACAGAAACGGTTACAATTAAAAGTGAACCAAATACAGCAAGTGAAAAATTATTCACACTTCACGAAGGAACAAAAATTAAAGTTTTAGAAACAACTACAGATTGGGCTAAAATTAAATTACCAAATGGTAATGAAGGTTGGTTGAGGACGTCAGATATTAGAACAATCTAA